A stretch of DNA from Manihot esculenta cultivar AM560-2 chromosome 7, M.esculenta_v8, whole genome shotgun sequence:
tggaCAAACAAAACCTTGAGCCACTTTTAAATACAAATAAGTTTTGacctaataaaatattattttttttaataacaaaatatttattttttcataataaaatattatttctataattgtaaatattaaaattattttctatttctattttttgtatcttttttttttaaaaaaaaatttgttttaagaaaaataatagatactttttaaatattaaaattacaaaaataattttttattactgggacataatattttattaggtTACAACTTATTTAGATTTAAAGGTAAAGTTCAGGATTTTATTTGGCCAAAAAGATTGAATTGGCTTACTTGGACTTTGATGAAAAGTTTAGGGGTTGCTTTGGACTTTTACCaaaattaatttgtaatttataGAGAGTCGTCTAAGGAAGGTATCATATTGTGTGTCAATTGATATTTCTTGTTATTGAAGTTAGTTCTAAACTTATCAATCATAACTTCAATTACAACTAATCTTATCAATCATAAGAATCCTATGGATAAGAATGTGAAgtaagaagaggaagaagaagaagaagaagaagaattagtAAATAGGACTATTAATAGAGTGAAAAGGAAGCAAGATAGCTTTCTCAATTCATTCTGGAGAATGAGTTTGCAGAGTTGAACTGTTctaaataacaataattaaaagaagGGACCAACAGAGATTTCTCTCCCCAGCAAAACCAGCTGCTATTTCCCCCAACCTTTAAGCTGGAAATCTAAACTAAGCAGAAAGTTCCACCCCTTCTTCATTCATTTTCATACTCCTTTATAACTTTATCACTCTACTTGTTTGACAGCATGAGTCTTCTCCTTTAATGGAAAGCCCTGCAGTGTAACAGAATTTTGATCAGCCAAGATCTCCTTTTCTACATTCTTCTTAGTTCTTGTGGAGTGCAATTGCCAACTGTTGTTACTTCCTTTCTGCCTTCTTCTGGACTTTAATCTTCCTCCCTATCAGTGTCTTTGTGTACTTTGTATTtacatatatatgtatgcacataaaagaattaaaagaaaaatgagaatCCTCTGTTTTGAGATAAGGAGAAACAATTATAACTCAGAAGTTCATTTTTGCTAATGGATTTTATTCACAGACTTCTAGGAGCTGTTGTCGTGATTGCAGCAAATGCCGGTGGCGCATGGACTCCTATAGGTGATGTCACAACTACTATGCTATGGATACATGGTCAAATATCCACATTGCCAACAATGAAGGTACTCTTGTCATCTGAAGGAGACATTCCCTTTGTACATTTTTACTTCTTGTTCATAAAATGCATGATTTGCATTTACTTGGTCACAATTTAAACTTCAACGTTTTAATTTATGCTTTACTCTTTGCAAGTGTTTTCTGATGAATTGTCATTTTGGATATAAAGCAAATGCAATTGCAACCATAAGAAGCACACTTGGTAAAGACATAAATTTCACTTCGCATGAGAAAAGCAAAAGACAATttacaaaagaaaagaattagTTTTGATTATATATGTTTAGAAAATAGACCTGAGCCTAACTACCATCCAAATGCTAGCTCAAGTGGGGAGGTTGCTTAGTTCCCTATAAATGGCACATTACCCATATAGCTAACCAATGTAGGATATTCAACACATACCCTCATGTTCAGccatctgaggccaacacttggaATGTGAAACACTCATGGGAGGTCCAACTTTGGTTAGAAAGACTCTGATATCATATTAAGAAAATAGACCTGAGTGCAACTCAATCTAAAAGGTAGCTCAAGAGAGGAAGATTGTCAAATGTGggatatatatataactttttgCATACTTTTTTCTTATAGTTAGTGCCTAATTCCAAGATATTGCTGATAAGTTCTCAAAGTATTTCGTTGTTGTTGTCAttgttttattctttttctttcgttttttttcttttttttatttattttacaatagAGTATTGATGATAAGATCAAAGAAGCTGGTTAATCTCTGCCTGAAAAAGCAAAGGACTCAATCTGAATCCCCCTAATCTTGCAGCATTATATGCTTTACTGCTGTAAAGCTTGATAATTTGAAAGACAAATTCCTTAGTTGTAAAACTTTATTCTCTGTATAAATTTGACCCCTCCCTGATACCAGATGggaagttctcaattccctgttccTTTTCTGCTTGCAGGGTTTGTTTGTACCTTCAGCTGTTTCTCTAGCCATTCCACTGGCTCTCATGTCCCTCACTAGGTACTCTTCATGCATTTGCAAATTGAAATAAGGGATTAATTTCTGAAAGGTTTGGTTTAAATTCATGGATGAAGTCATAGGAGTCTTCTCCCATGCAGTGAAGTTAATGGAAAGGAACAGGAAACCCCTAATGTATTGGCTTCTGAACGCATGGCTCCTAGAGGACAGCTTGTTTTTTCTGTTGGTATTGGTGCATTGATTTTTGTGCCAGTGTTCAAGGCTCTAACTGGATTGCCTCCGTATATGGGCATGCTTCTTGGGCTTGGAGTACTTTGGATTGTTACAGATGCTATTCATTATGGTGAATCAGAAGGGCAACGGTTAAAAGTACCACAAGCTTTATCTCGGATTGATACTCAAGGAGCCCTTTTTTTCCTTGGAATCCTTTTGTCAGTCAGCAGGTATAGACACAAACACTACATGTGTTTTTTGTTCATAATTTTGAATTAAGATCAAggtttctaaggttagtttgtGGCCACATTCATTCCATGCTATGTGCAGTGGATTCCCTAGATTATCTATCTGCATTGCATTGACCCTCCACCTTACTTTCCCAAGTTTAAATAGTTGCATGTTTGTATGTATGAAGTGAATtctcttttcttcaaattcttgGGGCTATGGATGCATGGCAAAACTTTTTGAGGTCAATGTGGGCCTttttctatagatcatgcataattttctccaatttttaaCAATTAAGTTTGGCCCTGTTGATGGTCACTGGGAAACTCTTTGGCCAGTTTTGATTATTGAAACTGTCCTTCCCAAAGACAGGCAGCCAGCCTGCCACTAAGTTTTGTTTTCACCtcatttcttctcttttttcattctcttataaatatatggtcaaaatttttatttgagcaTGTAAGCTCTTGATGTACACATATAAACGAGGAAAGAGGGACTACTGCTTGCATCATCTGTCACACTAATGTAGCATTCTACCGTTCCAGCCTTCtccatgcatatatatatatgtatgtatgtatatatatttatatgctgTTGTGAGATATTGAAGTTGTTAATGCTACTTTTCTTAACTAAAGAAAATTCCAACTATATTTCTTTTCCGTAGCCTGGAGGCAGCAGGGATTCTTCGTGAATTAGCGAATTACCTTGATGCTCATATTCCAAACGTTGAACTCGTTGCAACTGCAATAGGAGCGGTATCAGCAATTATAGACAATGTTCCACTGGTTGCAGCGACAATGGGAATGTATGATCTCACCTCTTTTCCCCAGGATTCTGAGTTTTGGCAGTTAGTTGCATACTGTGCTGGTACCGGCGGTTCCATGCTAATTATTGGCTCTGCTGCTGGAGTTGCATATATGGGAATGGAAAAGGTGGACTTCTTCTGGTACTTCCGAAAGGTAGATTCTGCCGTAAATGGCATCTTTGATCAACATACcaaaatattcttaaaaaagTATTTTACATGCAAGAACTTGTTCTTTTCTCCAGGTGAGTGGTTTTGCATTTGCTGGTTATGCTGCTGGAATTGCTGCATACTTGGCAGTTCATAAACTTAACATCTCCCTACCTACAACACTAGCGGAGGTTCCGTTCCTTTCAGGTTCATAAATTACAGCGCCAAAGGATTCAGTGTTTCACTGATTCTCCACACAAGGATGCAGCCACTCATGGAAAGACTAATCTAGCAAGAATTGTTGAGTGGTAAAGTTGCTGGGTAAATATTGCTGAGAAATATAGAAACTTGAATTGGATATTGATTAGATATAATGAATGAAGGTTGGTTTAATAATAAGCTCCCAAACAATAACATTTTTGTCAGACTTTGTTGAGTGTATAAGTTCAGAAACATGACTTGTTTCGTCTCTAGAACAATGTGAGCTGATGTGTTGGCTCTGCTTAGTCGAATAGAGACTAGTGAATCACTTGCATTGGCATAGTGAGGAGTTGGGAGGAAGCAAGCAATGGCTTATCCTTGTGCTTTTGTGTGTAAAGCAAAAGCAAAGTTTTCAAATTTGACTTCATCATATTAAATCTATTAGCGTATGATTTAAGGTTAATCGACCAATGAGAATCAAAAGCAAGGTTTTCAAGTTTGGTTTGACTTGGATTTATATTAGGAAATAAGTGTAAATTCACCCATGTGCTGTTTTTATTGGGGCCAAAAATaagtgtattttattttattttatgtttttgccGCAAACtataaactcttcaaaaacaaaaagaGCCAATTAAGTTGGGCCATTATCAAAAAAAGAATACACTCATATAGTGAGTGAAGGCAGGATTCttatagtaaaaacattttaggtTTGAGAGATGAGAAAACAGGATCCTACCATTTTCCTGATACAGACAATCTCAAAGCTCAGTTTGAGATGAGATTTGCCTGTAAGTTGATTCTTCGACACATCCACATGTAGATATTTCTTGATGAATTCATGAAGATCGCCCATATCAGCATGAGGATCGAAACCTTTCTTCAACATGTACTAACTCAAGCCATTTATCGTAGCTATGTTGTCTTGTTGCTCCTAACTGTTGGAATGCCGACCCCTTCACCTCCTCATTGTTGCCACCACCAGTGCTACGTAGCTTTATTCGTTTTTTACTGGGTGTTTCGCTGGAGATAAAGTTGAGTTGGCAGATTGCTTTGCCTTTGATGCTAATTTATTAGCTTGGATGAGGGTTTCTGGAAAAGGGGAAGGGGATGGCTGAGTCGACTCAGAGTCTGATTCAGAAGCCTAGTTGTATTTAGACACTGAACTTGTTAAGCACAGGCGCCTTCTACTGCTCCTCATCGTTGTCTCCATCGACAATATCATTTTGCTCATGCAtgcctttatttatttatttattttttttggatttaGGTCTTCTTCCTCTAAGAGGAAGCAGCTGGTGCTGGATTTTCAGGTGACGCTTGATAGCCATGGAGGGTTTTAATTTGGCAGCCtgtagaaataaattaaatatgaggATTGGTAGAATTCTAATTAAGGTTTTATGACTACTatattcattaaatattattcttttccttttcataattttatttttttttattattatctcaaaattattatttatttttttaaattacagtaatatataaatttatttaatttaattatatttttaaaaaatctgtcaaaagatttttaatatttaatatatttaaaatatgtataattaaaaattaataaaaaaaatatatttttaatatatataaaaagtaaaataaataaaaattattaaaaaaaaatagtaaattatttattactatTTACACCTGGTGTCTAACAAGCCATTTATTATGAACTTTAtgattaatttgattaaaaattggCTTATTTAACTCTCTATATAGTTGGATAGATTTGAATTTATTGCATTTTATATACAATCTATTCGAACACACGACTAAAGTTTAATTGATTAAAGTAATTTTCAGAGCCGTGaagttaattatataaaaaataattaaaattagaaattacACATTGTCATTTTTATCTATTACTTGTTGGAAGTTTTGtctaaatttcagaaatttttttttttttttttaaatagaataacAATTTCTACTATTTCATTTCTCTTTTTGTAGATTAATGAAGAGAAACTTGAGAGTAACATTCCTAAGAAATAGATTTATTGCGATACATCTGATAAGTGTGATCAGTGAACATCCACAAGGAATAACATACCCCAATCAACCCAACTGCACATGTTGTACAGAATACACTCTCATCTGAAAGCAGGATTTTTCTTTTCCCTCCCCCTAAGACTACCACAGCACTCAAATTCGAATTTTAGCACTACAATGAGGGAATGATACCCATTCCCATAAGAAGAAAAGctgcaaaaataataataatatgaagaatATGGGAAAATGTGAGACTACAACTTAAGGAAGACAAACTCTTCAATTGCTGGGATATCCCCAATCCTTTTCAAACTTTCTTTCTTGGGTTGATCATCAACTCCAATTGCCATAACAGCTTGCTTTCGTGGAGCAATCCTTCCGACGCTCATGAAGCTCACATTCACATTCTCCTCTCCCAATATGCTGCCCACCTTACCGATCATTCCTGGTTGATCTACCTGGCGGCAGAGTAAAAGGTTACCTTCCAAGCTCACATCCACCTCAAAAGATCCAATCTTGGTTAAATGGGGAATTCCATCCTTCACTCGTCCCTCAACCTTAATCTCTCCAGTTTCTGATATGGCACTGGCAA
This window harbors:
- the LOC110619283 gene encoding sodium/proton antiporter 1 isoform X1; amino-acid sequence: MASFSFGLYHLQPTNQLKKQSVHFPSPLNLSSLHSQFCLASSPLRLGSRLLGSGLLARAEDKARGYSSSSTQGQAQQPSSAKQLQELTTEAGSCDPLCSLDETSSQDFAATYQPKTDLLKALAVFAAAATGAAAINHSWVAANQDLAMALLFGIGYAGIIFEESLAFNKSGVGLLMAVSLWTVRSIGAPSTDIAVSELTHASAEVSEIVFFLLGAMTIVEIVDSHQGFKLVTDNITTRKPKTLLWVVGFVTFFLSSILDNLTSTIVMVSLLRKLVPPSEYRKLLGAVVVIAANAGGAWTPIGDVTTTMLWIHGQISTLPTMKGLFVPSAVSLAIPLALMSLTSHRSLLPCSEVNGKEQETPNVLASERMAPRGQLVFSVGIGALIFVPVFKALTGLPPYMGMLLGLGVLWIVTDAIHYGESEGQRLKVPQALSRIDTQGALFFLGILLSVSSLEAAGILRELANYLDAHIPNVELVATAIGAVSAIIDNVPLVAATMGMYDLTSFPQDSEFWQLVAYCAGTGGSMLIIGSAAGVAYMGMEKVDFFWYFRKVSGFAFAGYAAGIAAYLAVHKLNISLPTTLAEVPFLSGS
- the LOC110619283 gene encoding sodium/proton antiporter 1 isoform X2, translating into MASFSFGLYHLQPTNQLKKQSVHFPSPLNLSSLHSQFCLASSPLRLGSRLLGSGLLARAEDKARGYSSSSTQGQAQQPSSAKQLQELTTEAGSCDPLCSLDETSSQDFAATYQPKTDLLKALAVFAAAATGAAAINHSWVAANQDLAMALLFGIGYAGIIFEESLAFNKSGVGLLMAVSLWTVRSIGAPSTDIAVSELTHASAEVSEIVFFLLGAMTIVEIVDSHQGFKLVTDNITTRKPKTLLWVVGFVTFFLSSILDNLTSTIVMVSLLRKLVPPSEYRKLLGAVVVIAANAGGAWTPIGDVTTTMLWIHGQISTLPTMKGLFVPSAVSLAIPLALMSLTSEVNGKEQETPNVLASERMAPRGQLVFSVGIGALIFVPVFKALTGLPPYMGMLLGLGVLWIVTDAIHYGESEGQRLKVPQALSRIDTQGALFFLGILLSVSSLEAAGILRELANYLDAHIPNVELVATAIGAVSAIIDNVPLVAATMGMYDLTSFPQDSEFWQLVAYCAGTGGSMLIIGSAAGVAYMGMEKVDFFWYFRKVSGFAFAGYAAGIAAYLAVHKLNISLPTTLAEVPFLSGS